In one window of Nakamurella sp. PAMC28650 DNA:
- a CDS encoding ATP-binding cassette domain-containing protein: protein MQGGEPAIELDALIKSFQVPEREAGLGAALKSLVHRRTKTVTAVGGISLTIDPGEVIGFLGPNGAGKTTTLKVLSGLLFPTSGRVRVLGYEPQRRQREFLRKIALVMGNRNQLQWDIPASDSFELNRAVYQIPPGQFRRTREELVELLDVGDLVRKPVRTLSLGERMKVEIVGSLLHLPSVLFLDEPTIGLDVVMQKRIRSFIANYNVRYGATVVLTSHYMADVQALARRVVVIHHGRLLFDGQLAQLAEDFASYKTIEVTLESACDLSRYGEVVGQDAEKVTLRVAKADTAAVTAALLADHAVLDLTVEDPPIDDVIEMVFAQQPDVDQAPDPAPR from the coding sequence ATGCAGGGTGGGGAACCGGCCATCGAGCTGGATGCACTGATCAAGAGTTTCCAGGTACCGGAGCGGGAGGCCGGACTGGGCGCTGCGCTGAAGAGTCTGGTGCACCGTCGGACGAAGACGGTCACTGCCGTCGGCGGGATCAGCCTGACGATCGATCCCGGCGAGGTGATCGGCTTTCTCGGGCCGAACGGAGCGGGCAAGACGACCACGCTGAAGGTGTTGTCCGGCCTGCTGTTCCCGACCTCGGGGCGGGTGCGGGTGCTCGGTTACGAGCCGCAGCGCCGGCAGCGGGAGTTCCTCCGCAAGATCGCGCTGGTGATGGGCAACCGCAACCAGCTCCAGTGGGACATCCCGGCCTCGGACTCCTTCGAGCTGAACCGCGCCGTCTACCAGATTCCTCCCGGGCAGTTCCGCCGGACCCGCGAAGAGTTGGTCGAACTGCTGGACGTCGGCGACCTGGTGCGCAAGCCGGTCCGGACCCTGTCGCTCGGCGAGCGGATGAAGGTGGAGATCGTGGGGTCCCTGCTGCATCTGCCGAGCGTGCTGTTCCTGGACGAGCCGACGATCGGGCTCGACGTCGTCATGCAGAAGCGGATCAGGTCGTTCATCGCAAACTACAACGTGCGATACGGCGCGACGGTGGTGCTGACCAGCCACTACATGGCCGACGTCCAGGCGCTGGCCCGCCGGGTGGTGGTGATCCACCACGGTCGGCTGCTCTTCGACGGGCAACTCGCGCAGCTGGCGGAGGACTTCGCCTCCTACAAGACGATCGAGGTCACCCTGGAGAGCGCCTGCGACCTCTCCCGCTACGGCGAGGTGGTCGGGCAGGATGCCGAGAAGGTGACCCTGCGGGTGGCCAAGGCCGACACCGCCGCGGTGACGGCGGCCCTGCTGGCCGATCATGCGGTGCTGGACCTGACGGTCGAGGATCCGCCGATCGACGACGTCATCGAGATGGTCTTCGCCCAGCAGCCCGATGTCGACCAGGCGCCGGACCCGGCCCCGCGGTGA